Within the Microbacterium sp. 1S1 genome, the region CGCGCGAGTGCCTGTGTTCGCGCCCGGGTCAGCCGGCGAAGGGGAGCACCGGGAGACCGTGCACCCCGGGCCGCACGGCGAAGACGGACCCGGCGGCAGTGCCGTGATCGGACGGCAGACCCTGTGCGGAGGTCGTGATGAAGAGCGTGCCGAGGTCATCACCGCCGAACGTGCACGCGCTGACCTGAGGCACCGGCAGCACGATGTCCTCGCGGACCGCCCCGGACGCCTCGAAGCCCCGTACGCGGCTCCCGCCCCACAGCGCGACCCAGACACTGCCGTCCGCGGCGACCGTGAGGCCGTCGGGCACGCCGTCGTCTTCGGGAATGTGCGCGAACACGCGGCGTCCGCGGAGGTCGCCCTCGGCCACGTCGAACACGTCGATCCGGCCGGTGTCGGTGTCGACGTAGTAGACGCGGCGGCCGTCCGGCGAGTAGCTCACGCCGTTGGACGAGGTCACGCGGGGGAGCACCGTGGTCACGTCCAGGGCGGCGTCGATGCGGAGCACGGTCCCTGCACCCGCGGTGGAGTCCGTGGACATCGATCCCGCGAGGAGCCGTCCCCGCGGGTCGCAGCAGCCGTCGTTCATGCGCACCGCGCCGTCGTCGAGCAGCGTCGCGACGGGTCGGGCCTCCGCATCGGGGCCGTCGGCGAGGTACAGGGTGCGCGCTCCCACCGCCACGAAGCCCCCGGACGTCCGCGGACGGAAGAACGCGAGGTACTCGTCGTCGATGTGCTGGCGGACGATCTCGTCGCCGCGGAGGGTGAGCAGGTCGCCCACGTCGCCGTCGACCCAGCGCAGTCCGCCCCACCCGGGCCACCAGATCGGGGCCTCGGCGTGCACGGCGACGGGGCCGGTGATGTTCTCGGGGGTCATGTGCCCTCCGTCGTCCGCCGCGGGTCGGTCACGGGCAGCGGCTCCGGAACGGCCTCGGCATGATCCGTCGCTGCGGCCGCGGACGGAAGCTCCTTCGCGACCTGCTTCTCGAGCACGGTCACGGCCTCGTCGGAGAGCAGGATGAGGCCGTCGAGCTCCTCGCGCACCCGCTTGTATGCGATGTTCCGCTCGGACTGCGTCGCCGACTCGTCCACGGCGACCTTGAGGAGCTGCTGCGCGCGGTCGAGGCGCTTGCGCTCGGCCTCGGTGAACGTCGAGTCACGCAGCCGACGTGCGTCCTTCTCCGCGATCTCGAACGCGACCGCGTAGTCGCCGACGGCCTGCAGGTACTCCGCGATCTGCTGCTCCGAGAGCTTCGCGTCGGCGGAAGGCGGACGCAGCGCGTCCGCGGTCTTCTTCGCGCGGAGGAAGGCGGCCGTCAGCGGCTGGCGGCCGTCGCTCATCGCGGGGAAGGCGATCAGCTTGGCGACGTCGAGCTCGTAGTCCAGCCACCGCGCGGTGATCTCGTCGTGCTCGGCGAACAGGCGGGCGAGCAGGTCGTCGGGGGTCACCGACGCGGTCGTGTCGACGACCGTCGGACCCTGGCGCTTCGCCTGCCGTCCGGCCGTGCGCGCCTCGATCTCGGCCGTCTTGAGCTGAGCCTTCATACGCAGCGTCTCCAGCCGGCGCTCGTGCCGACGCTTGGAACTGCGCTCCCAGGCCTTGGCGGCGCCGCCGGCCATTCCCATGATCGGGAAGACGAGCCACCAGTAGTCACCCGCGAAGTCCCAGAAGCCCCGGATGAACTCGTCCATGATGGGTTCAGCCTACTGCGCACCGAGGGGCCGCCGGGGGACAGCATGAGAGGGAGGACGGGCGGATGAAGAGCGTCGGCATCGTCGGCATCGAGAACAGCCACGCGACGGAGATCGTCCGCTTCCTGATCACCGGCGTCGCAGAGGTCCCTCTGCGGATCACGACCGTCGTCGCGGGGGAGCCGGAGCGCACGCGGGAACTGGTGGAGCTCGGGGGCATCGATCGGGTCGTCGACGAGGTGGCTGCGCTCCGGGGCGCGGTGGACGCGCTCATCGTGACCGCCCGCGACGGCGCCGACCACCGTGCCGTCGCCGTCCCTTTCCTCGAGGCCGGGGTGCCGGTGTGGGTGGACAAGCCGCTCGCGGCGGATGTCGCCGATGCCGACGCGATCCTCGCTGCCGCGCAGCGAGGCGGAGCACCCGTCACCTCGTCGTCGACGCTCCGCTGGCTCCACGACACCGCCGAGCTGGCGGCGGAGGCGGGCCGCATCGGGGAGGTGCAGTCGGTCACCGTCACGGGGCCGGCCGATCCGGACAGTCCGCACAGCGGCATCTTCTTCTACGGCATCCACGTCGCCGATCTCGCCCAGTGCCTGTGGCCCGGCGCTGCGGAGAGCGTCGACGTGGAGTTCCTGCCCGCGGGTGTGGTCGCCCGGTATCGCGTCGATGGCGTGCCGGTCACGCTCGAGTTCGTGCGTCCGGACGGTGACCGTCAGGTGCCGTTCCGTGCGGCGGTCGTCGGCCGTCACGGTATCGCGAGCCGGGAGATCGCGATCGGGCCCGGGTACGTGCAGCCCGGCGTCCGCGCGTTCGCCCGGATGCTCGAGACCGGCGAGTTCCCCGTGCCCGCCGCCGAGATGCGTGCCTCGATCGCCGTACTCGACCAGGTCGCCGAGGCGCTCGGCCCCCGCTGACCCGGGCACAGCTCCGGAGATCCGGGCCGACACGCCGGGGCCGGGGGCACCTCGTCGGCCTGTCGCCTGCCGTCTCCGAAGTTGTGCGCGAGAGACACCATCCGTTCACGCAGCGTTCGGTTACGGGTACGGCGGTCTCGTAATTCCTCGTCACCTTCGGGAGTTGGAATACCGATGGTCTCGGAATCCCGAGGCATCACCTCCCGAAAGGTCATCATGCGCCGCTTCACCCTGCCCGCCGTCGGCCTCCTGGGCGTCGCCGCCTTCGCGCTCACCGGGTGCCAGACCCCGACCGCCGATGCGGCCCCTGCCGACCCCGACGCTCCCCTCACGATCGCCACGATCCCCGTCGGCGAAGACCCCACGGCCGAGAACCCGATCGAGGTGTTCGCCGCGCTGCTGGAGGACGCGACGGGCCGTGAGGTCGAGATCACCGACGTGCCCGACTACCTGAGCGTGGTCGAGGCCCTCCGCTCCGACCACGTCGACATCGGCATCATGAGCGGCTTCCCCTCCGCGCTCGCCGTGAACACGGGCGAGGTGGACGCACTGGTGGCCTTCGAGGGCGACGGCAAGCCGGTGTCCACCTGTGTCGTGCTCGCGGACTCGCCCGTGCAGACGGTCGAAGACCTCGCGGGGAAGACCGTCGCCTTCGCCGATCAGGCCTCCAGCTCGGGCTACTTCATGCCGGTCTTCATGCTCCACGAGGCCGGGCTGGAGCAGGGCGAGGACTACGAGGCCATCTTCGCGGGCGGCCACGAGGGCAGCTTCGCGGCCCTGGAGCAGGGGCAGGTGGATGCCGCGTGCACCGCCGTCATGCTCACCGAGCTCGGCGCACCGATGTTCCCCTTCGCGGATGGCGAGTGGCGCGCGGTCGGCGAGAGCCCGGCCATGGACGTCGCGGGTGCCGTGCTCGGTCGCCCCTCGCTCGACGCCGAGACGCGCACGGTCATCCAGGACGGCATCGCCGCCGTGTTCACCCCGGAGAACGCCGAGAAGCTCGGAGCCTTCGGGGCGTTCGCCGCCGCTCCGCAGACGGTCGACCCCGAGGACAGCGCGTTCGCGTCGTTCGCCGAGATCGCGGCCGTCGCGGGTGTCGAGTTGAAGGACCTCCAGTGACGGGCATGAGCGTCGCCGCCGTGGCTGCGCGGCACCAGGATGACGGGCGCACGCCCACGGCAGAGGTGCACCAGGCGCTGCCGCTCGTCACCGTCCGCGGCCTGCGCGTCGCCTACGACTCCACGACGGTGCTGGACGGCGTCGACCTCGACCTCTTCCCCGGGGAGATGGTCGCCCTCCTGGGGGCCTCCGGATCGGGCAAGTCCACGCTGATGCGGAGCCTCACCGGTTTCGCGCCCATCGCGGCCGGGTCCGCGCGGGTCGCCGGGCACGACGTCACGAACCTCGGGCGAGGGGAGCTGCGGACGCTGCGCTCCGAGGTGGGGCAGGTGTTCCAGCAGTTCAACCTCATCCCGCGCCTCAGCGTCCTCACGAACGTGCTGACCGGGGCGCTGCACGGCGCCGGGCCCGCCAACCTCGTCGGCGGCTTCACGCATGCCCACCGGCGCCGGGCCCTCGACCTCCTCGACCGCGTCGGCATCGCACATAAGGCGACGGCACCCGCACGGTCGCTGTCCGGCGGGCAGCAGCAGCGGGTGGCGATCGCCCGCGCGCTCATGCAGCGGCCGAAACTGATCCTCGCCGATGAGCCGGTCGCCTCGCTCGACCCGAAGCTCGCCGACTCCGTGCTCGGGCTGCTCCGCGAGATCGCGGTGCAGGACGGGATCCCTGTGCTCGTGAGCCTGCACGTGTTGCCGCTCGCCCTCGCGCACAGCGACCGCATCGTCGGTCTGCGGCACGGGGAGATGCTCGTCTCCGGCGTCACATCACAGCTGGACGTGGCCGCACTGGAGGACCTGTACGACGACGAGGAGCACCGCGATGACGACGACCGTTGAGCGCCAAGAGCGGGCCGTGCGCCCCCAGCTCGACCCGGCGGAGCGCGCCCGGCTCGAGAGCGCCTTCCGTGTCCCCCGCGCCCGCTTCCTCCTCGGCCTCCCGGTCGCCGCGCTGCTGCTGTTCTGGTCGTTCGCCGGAGCCGGGTTCGACTTCGTGAAGCTCGGCGAGGGTGCCGTCAACATGGGGGAGTTCCTGTCCCGGTTGTTCCCGCCCGACTTCTCGAAGATCGGCACCATCCTCGCGCTGCTGCTGGAGACGTTCCAGATGGCCGTCGTCGGCACCGTCCTCGGCGCGGTGCTGTCCCTGATCGTCGCGTTCGGGGCGACGTCGACCCTCGCGCCGCGGTGGCTGTACTACCCGACGCGCTGGATCATGAACATCATCCGCTCCGTGCCCGACCTCGTGTTCGCGCTCATGTTCGTCTCGGCGGTGGGACTCGGACCGTTCGCCGGGATCCTCGCCATGACGCTCGGCTCCATCGGGTCGATCGGCAAGATCTTCGCGGAGGCCATGGAACAGGTCGACCGCGGTCCCGTCGTCGCGATGGAGGCGGTCGGCGCCTCGAAGCGTCAGGTGATCCAGTACGCCGTGCTCCCCCAGGCCGCACCGCTGCTCACCTCGTACACGCTGCTGCTGTTCGAGGGGAACGTCCGCGGCGCGACGATCCTCGGTCTCGTCGGCGCCGGCGGCATCGGGCTGGAGCTGACGACCGCCATGCGCATGTACGACTACGGCCACCTCAGCGCCATCATCCTCTGCATCATCGTGCTCGTCACGCTGATCGACCAGGGCAGTGCCCTCATCCGAAGGAGAATCACATGACCATGATCGACACCGGTCTCATCCTCAGCGCGCCGGTCAACCTGCGCGACCTCGGTGGCATCGCCATCGACGGCGGGGTGCTCCGCGCGGGTCTGGCCATCCGCACCGACGACCTCGCCTACGTGACCGCGGAGGTCGCGGACGAACTGCTCGCCGGCGGGCTCACCGCCATCATCGACCTGCGCTCGCCGCTCGAGGTCGCGGTCACCGGCCGCGGTCCGCTCGGCGAGCACCCGGTCGCCTACCACCACCTGCCGCTCATCGCCGACGTCGGAGCGTCGATCGACCGCGATCACCCCGCGCTGACGCACGAGGCCATGGGGCTGATGTACCTCCGCATGGTGGAGGGGGCGGCGCCGCAGCTCGTGACGGCGCTCAACGTCATCGCGCACACGCCGGGGGCGACGGCCTTCCACTGTGCGGCGGGGCGCGACCGCACCGGCGTCCTCGCCGCGATGCTGCTGCTCGCCCTGGGGGCTGCGGATGACGACATCGTGGACGACTATGCGCGTACCGGGGAGAACATGGTGGCGATCATGGCGCGCACGGCGCCGGTCATGGGGGCGATGTGGAAGGCGCTCGGCTTCGACGTCGATGCGCGGGATGCCTCGTCCGCTCTGCTGGAGGGGTCGATGGACGTGTCGATGCGGAGCCTCCTCGATACGCTCCGGGCTCAGCACGGCGACCCGCTGACCCCGCTCCGCATGGCTGGTCTGTCCGACGCGACCATCGCCCGGCTGCGCGAGCGGGCGCTCGGCGCGTGACGGTCGCGACACGGTCGCCGGAGGTGCGGCGTCGGCCCGGCCGTCCGCGTGACGAGGACATCGATGCGCAGATCGTCGCCGCCACGCTCGAGATCATCGACGCGGGGGAAGACGTGACGGTCGCGCGGGTCGTCGCCCGGAGCGGCGTCAGCCGGGCGGCGCTGTATCGACGCTGGCCGACGCTGACCATGCTCATCGCGGCGGCCCTCGACGTGGGGCGGGAGGTCCCTCCGGAGTACCCGGCCGACGCCGATCTGCGCGAGATCCTCCTCACCGGCCTCGGGCTCGGGGCGGACGGCGTGGCTCCGTCCGCGCCCGGGTATTCCGAGGAGCGGTTCCGCCAGCGCATCCGTCTCGTCATGTCCGACCGGGCGCTGCAGAAGGCGTACTGGGAGTCGCACGTGTCCCGCCGTCGGGTCCCGTTGCAGAACGCTCTGCGGGCCGGAATCGTGCGCGGCGAGCTCCGGGCGGATCTCGACGTGGAGGCGTGCTTCGACGCGGTGGCCGGTGTCGCGTACTACCAGCTCGTCGTCCGCGGGGACCGGATCGACGACCCGGCCGTGGTGGCTCGCCTGCGCGCCGCCGTCGACGTGATCTGGCGCGGCATGCTGTCCTGACGAGACCCTCTCGAGCGGCACAAGTGCGGAGATCCGGTACGGCGCGCCGCCGACACGTCGTTCTGGGCGGCGTGTCGGCCGCGTTCTCCGGAGTTGTGCCCGGCACGTCTCGCGGGTCCAGGATGCTCCGGCATCAGCGACCGAGCTTCTCGGCGCAGGCCACGCAGTACTCGGCGAACGGCCGCACCTCCAGTCGCTCCGGCGGGATGGGTCGCCCGCAGTGCGCGCAGATGCCGTAGGTGCCGGCGTCCATCCGCATCAGCGCCTCGTCCACCTGCCGGAGCTCGGCCTGTGCCGCCTCGGCGAGCCCTGACAGCCGTGACCACTCCGACGAAAGCGTGACGCCTTCCGGGTCGTGCTCGTCATCGTCGTTCGAGCCCTCGCGGTCGTGCATGAGCTCCGCGAGCGTAGCCGCCGTCGCCGTGACGCGGGCCTCGGCCTCGGCGCGGCGCTCTTCCAGCAGTGCACGCAGATCCATCCGCCCACTCTAGGTCCGCCGCCACCCGCGCTGGCCCGGACTCCGGAGACCGCGCGGGATCAGGCGCCCGCGCGGGATCAGGCGCTCGCGTGGGTTCAGGCGTCCGCGCGGGATCAGGCGTCCGCGCGGGGTCAGGCGCCCGCGCGGACTCAGGCGCCCCCAGCAAGAAGTCGCCTGAACTGCCGCGCCTGCCTGCCCTCCCCGACAGCCGGCACCCGCGACCGCTCGCGCAGCATCAGGCATCCGCGCGGGGTCAGGCGGCCCTGATCACAGTCGCCTGAACCCGCGTGAACGCCTGTCCCGGCCGAACGGGGTTCAGCCGCGACGCCGCTCGCGGGAGCGCGGGGGCTCCACGGTGGGCACGGAGTCGGTGTGCACGCTGGGGTGATCCCGCTCCAGCGCCGCGCCCTCCATGTCGACGTTCGGAACGATGCGGTCGAGCCACGTCGGCAGCCACCAGGCCGAGCGTCCGAGCAGGTGCATGAGCGCGGGCATCAGCAGCATGCGCACCACGAAGGCATCGAGCAGCACGCCGAACGCGAGACCGAACCCGATGGAGCGGATGATGGTCGACTCCGAGAACACGAACCCGCCGAACACCGACACCATGATGAGGGCGGCGGCAATGACCACCGAGCGACCGGCACGGAAGCCCTGCGCCACGGCATCGCGCGCGGAGGCGCCGTGCACGTAGGCCTCCCGCATCCCCGACGCGAGGAAGAGCTGGTAGTCCATCGCGAGTCCGAACAGGATGCCGACGAGGATCACGGGCAGGAAGCTCAGGATCGGACCGGTGCTGTGCAGCCCGATCAGGTCGGCGCCCCAGCCCCACTGGAACACCGCGACGATGAGCCCGTACGTCGCGAACAGCGACAGGACGAACCCGCCCGTGGCGATGAGCGGCACGAGCAGTGAGCGGAACACGACGATCATGATGAGCAGCGACAGCCCCACGACGACCACGAGGTACAGCGGGAGAACGCTCGCCAGGGCCTCGGAGATGTCGATGTTCGTGGCGGCCTGCCCGGCGACGCCGAGGGTGATGTCGCCGTCGATCTCGGGGAGCGCCCGGAGGTCCTGCACGAGCTTCTCGGTGGAGGCACTGTTCGGCCCCTCGGCGGGGAGCACCTGGAAGGCGAGGAGCGTATTGTCGTCCGACGTCGCGATGGGGGCCACCGCGACCACGTCGTCCTGCTCCGCGATCTTCTCCGCCACGGTCACCTGTGTGGCCAGGAGGTCGTCGTCGCTCACGGCGTCGTCGAGGGTCGCGGTGACGAGGAGTGGCCCGTTCGCTCCTTCGCCGAACTGCTCGTCGACGGTCTGGAACGCGCGGTAGCTGGTGGAGTCGGCGGGCTCGCTCGATCCGTCCGGGAGGCCGAGGCGCATCGACATCGCGGGAATCGCGATCACGAGCAGCGCGACGACGCTGACGAGCGCGGTGACGACCGCGCGCAGCGTCGACATCCGGCGCACGGGCCTTCCCGCGGCGTGTTCCTGACCGATCGTCGCCCGGGCCTTGCGGCCGAGCAGGCGGGTGCCGACGAGACCGAGGATCGCGGGGGCGAGGGTCACGGCCACGAGCACCGCGACGGCGACACAGACCGCGCCCACCGTCCCCATGAGGCCGAGGAACGGCACACCCGTCACGTTGAGGGCGAGGAGCGCGACGATGACCGTGGTTCCCGCGAAGACCACTGCCGTGCCCGAGGTGCCGGTGGCGAGGCCGATGGACTCGCGCACGGGCGAGCCCGCCAGCAGCTGCTTGCGGTGCCGGTTCACGATGAAGAGGGAGTAGTCGATGCCGACCGCGAGCCCCAGCATCACCCCGAGGACGGGGGTGACCGAGGCCATGTCGACGACACCGGAGAACGCGAGGGATGCCGTCACGCCGACGCCGACGCCGACCACGGCCGTGACGATGGGCAGGGCCGCGCCGATCAGCGAGCCCAGCATCACGATGAGCACGACCGCGGCGAACGCGAGTCCGATGGCCTCGCCGACGCCGAAGATCTCGGGCACGCCCTGGGCGATGTCGGTGCCGAAGTCGACCGTGACGCCGTCGATCTCCGCGTCCTGGAAGTGGGCGATGGTGCTCTGCTTGACCTCCTCGGACAGTTCCAGGCGCGGGTCGACGAAGGAGACGTTGACGATCGCGGTGGAGCCGTCCTCCGACACGACGCCGATGCCGTCGGCGAGGTCGAGCAGAGTGGTGCCGAGCTCCAGTTGCTCCGCGTTGTCGGCGAGCTCGGCGCGGTTCGCGTCGATGGTGGCCTGCTGTGCGTCGAGCTGCGCGAGCTGGGCGTTCAGTTCCGCGAGCTGCGCATCGAGTGCGGCGGTCTGCTCGGGCGGCGCGCCGGCGGCCTCGGCCTGAGCCCGCGCGCCGTCGAGCTGAGTGATGCCGGCCTCGAGCTGGGCCCGGCCGTCGTCGAGCTGCGCCTGCCCGGCGTCGAGCTGGGCCCGCCCGCTCTCGAGCTGGGCCTGCCCGTCGGTCAGCTCCTTCGCCTGCTCGTCCTGCTGCCGCTGGGCGTCGAAGGGGTCGACGACCGAGGCGACACCGTCGAGCTCTTCCGCGCTCGCGGCGAGGTCGGAGATCGCCTGCTTCTGCTCGTCGGTGAAGGGCTCGCCGTCATCGGTCGTGTAGACGACGGTCCCGGTGCCGCCGGCGGTGTCGGGAAGCTTGTCGGCGAGCTGATCGGTGACCTCGCCGGAGGCGGTGCCCGGAATGTCGAAGCTGTTGCTCAGCGTGCCGCCGAAAGTGAGGAAGGCGCCCACGCCGAGCCCGAGGATGAGCACCCAGGCGACCATCACCGTCCATGCTTTGCGCGCAGCGAAAGAACCCAGACGGAACAGCAGTGAAGCCACGTGATCTCCTTCAGACGAAAAGAGCATACGGCACGTCTCGTCTAGGGATCTGTGGCTATCCTGAACGCATGGTGAACGAGCATCGCAGCGGCCCTGTGCGCAGCACCGCGGCCCGCGAGGCGATCCTCGACGCGACGGCCCGTCTCTTCCACAATCAGGGGTACGACCGGCTCACGATCGAGGGCATCGCCAAGGAGGCCAAGGTCGGCAAGCAGACCATCTACCGCTGGTGGCCGTCGCGGGGCGCCCTCATCGGGGAGTGCCTGGCCGAGGGGCGTCTCATCCCCGTGGACTTCGTCGTCCCCGACACCGGAGACCTCTCCGCCGATGTCGAGACCTGGCTGCGCAGTGTCCTGTCGATCCTCGAGAAGCCGCAGGGCGGGGTGCTGCTGCGCTCGCTCGTGGCCGCGGCCACGGAGGACGCCTCGGTCGGCGCGCACCTGGGGGAGAGCCTCGGGGTGGAGAAGTACCTGTCGGAGCGTCTCCGCGGCGGCATCCGCGACGGTCAGCTTCCGGACGACGCCCCGGTCGAGCAGCTCGGCCGGGCGATCCTCGGGGCCATCATCGTGGAGTCCCTCGGCCGCGAGGCCCACGATCCGGGCTCCGTCGTCGCGCTGACCCGGTATCTCTTCGCCCGCTGAGGTCGCGGATCCGCACGAGGTCGCACGGATTCATGGAATCCCTGCGACACGGGTGCGAATCCGCGATGCCGCGCCGGATCAGCCGAGGAGAAGCGTGAGCACCGTCGCGCCACCGCCACCGAGGATCAGAGCCACGATGACGGTCCACGCGACGATGCGGATGCGTCGGTTGCGCTTCTCGCCGAGATCGCCGTAGTCCTCGCTGAGGCCGTCGCCGCTCATGAGGCCTCCGGCTCCGTGACGGTCGGACCGAAGTACGACGGCAGCGTGGCCCGCGAGCGCTCGCGGAGCTCGGCGGCCGAGACGGTGAAGACGTCCTGCACCTCGAGCTGCGGCTCGCTGTCCGTGACGCCGATGCGGGCGACGGGGTAGCCCCGGCCCTCGCAGAGTCCGCGGAACTTCACGTCGTCCTCGCGCGGCACGGTCACGATCACGCGGCCGGTCGACTCGGAGAACAGCGCGGTCGCGGCGTCCACGCCATCACGCTCGATGATCTCGTTCAGCCAGACGCGGGCCCCGACGCCGAAGCGCATGACGCCTTCGGCCAGAGCCTGCGCGAGCCCGCCCTCGGAGAGGTCGTGCGCCGAGGAGATGAGCCACTCGTCCCGTGCCGCGGCGAGCAGCCCGGCGAGGCGCTTCTCTCCCGCGAGGTCGACCTTCGGCGGGCGGCCGCCGAGGTGCTGGTGCACGACCTCGGCCCACGCGGAGCCGGAGAGCTCGGTCGACGTGGTGCCGAGGAGGTAGATGTTCTGCCCCTCGTCCTGCCAGCCGGACGGAATGCGGCGCGACACGTCGTCGATGATGCCGAGCACGCCGACCAGCGGGGTCGGGTGGATCGGCACGTCGCCGGTCTGGTTGTAGAACGAGACGTTGCCCCCGGTGACGGGGGTGCCGAGCTCGTAGCAGCCGTCGGCGAGGCCGTCGACGGTCTGGCCGAACTGCCACATGACCTCGGGGTTCTCGGGGGAGCCGAAGTTGAGGCAGTCGGTGATGGCGGTGGGCACGGCGCCGGTGACGGCGACGTTGCGGTAGGCCTCGGCCAGCGCGAGCTGCGCGCCCGCGTACGGGTCGAGCTGGCAGTAGCGGCCGTTGGCGTCGGTCGCGACGGAGAAGCCGAGGCCCGACTCCTCGTCCACGCGGATCATGCCGGCGTCGTCGGGGAAGCTCAGGGCCGTGTTGCCGAGCACGTAGTAGTCGTACTGGTTGGTGATCCAGCTCGTGTCCGCGAGGTTCGGGGAGGCGACGAGGGCGAGGAACTGCTCGCGCAGCGTCTCCGGGTCGTTCGCGCGCGGCAGGTCCTCCGCGGCGTCCGCCTGCAGGGCGTCGATCCACGTCGGGTACGCGACGGGACGGTCGTAGACGGGGCCGTCGACCGCGACGGTGGACGGGTCGACGTCGACGATGCGCTCGCCCTGCCAGTCGATGATGAGGCGTCCGTCGCCGGTGACCTCGCCGAGCACGGAGGTCTCGACCTCCCACTTGTTCACGACGGCCAGGAAGGCGTCGAGCTTCTCCGGCGCGACGATGGCCATCATGCGTTCCTGCGACTCCGACATGAGGATCTCCTCGGCCGTGAGCGTGGGGTCGCGCAGCAGCACGTTGTCGAGCGAGACGTGCATGCCGCTGTTGCCGTTGGCCGCGAGCTCGCTGGTCGCGCAGGAGATGCCGGCGGCGCCGAGGTCCTGGATCGCCTCGACGAGCTCGTTGCGGTACAGCTCCAGGCAGCACTCGATGAGCACCTTCTCGGCGAACGGGTCGCCCACCTGCACCGCGGGGCGCTTGGTCGGGCCGGTCGAGTCGAACGAGTCGGACGCGAGGATGCTCGCGCCGCCGATGCCGTCGCCACCGGTGCGGGCACCGAACAGGACGACCTTGTTGCCGACGCCGGTCGCGTTCGCGAGCTTGAGGTCTTCGTGACGCAGCACGCCCACCGCGAGTGCGTTCACGAGCGGGTTCGCCTGGTAGACGCTGTCGAAGACCGTCTCGCCGCCGATGTTCGGAAGGCCGAGGCAGTTGCCGTAGAAGCTGATGCCGCTGGTCACGCCGTGCACGACGCGGGCGGTGTCGGGGTGGTCGATCGCCCCGAAGCGCAGAGCGTCCATCACGGCGACGGGGCGCGCGCCCATCGAGATGATGTCGCGGACGATGCCGCCGACGCCGGTGGCCGCGCCCTGGAACGGTTCGATGAACGACGGGTGGTTGTGCGACTCGGCCTTGAAG harbors:
- the phnD gene encoding phosphate/phosphite/phosphonate ABC transporter substrate-binding protein encodes the protein MVSESRGITSRKVIMRRFTLPAVGLLGVAAFALTGCQTPTADAAPADPDAPLTIATIPVGEDPTAENPIEVFAALLEDATGREVEITDVPDYLSVVEALRSDHVDIGIMSGFPSALAVNTGEVDALVAFEGDGKPVSTCVVLADSPVQTVEDLAGKTVAFADQASSSGYFMPVFMLHEAGLEQGEDYEAIFAGGHEGSFAALEQGQVDAACTAVMLTELGAPMFPFADGEWRAVGESPAMDVAGAVLGRPSLDAETRTVIQDGIAAVFTPENAEKLGAFGAFAAAPQTVDPEDSAFASFAEIAAVAGVELKDLQ
- a CDS encoding TetR/AcrR family transcriptional regulator, which gives rise to MTVATRSPEVRRRPGRPRDEDIDAQIVAATLEIIDAGEDVTVARVVARSGVSRAALYRRWPTLTMLIAAALDVGREVPPEYPADADLREILLTGLGLGADGVAPSAPGYSEERFRQRIRLVMSDRALQKAYWESHVSRRRVPLQNALRAGIVRGELRADLDVEACFDAVAGVAYYQLVVRGDRIDDPAVVARLRAAVDVIWRGMLS
- a CDS encoding tyrosine-protein phosphatase; the encoded protein is MTMIDTGLILSAPVNLRDLGGIAIDGGVLRAGLAIRTDDLAYVTAEVADELLAGGLTAIIDLRSPLEVAVTGRGPLGEHPVAYHHLPLIADVGASIDRDHPALTHEAMGLMYLRMVEGAAPQLVTALNVIAHTPGATAFHCAAGRDRTGVLAAMLLLALGAADDDIVDDYARTGENMVAIMARTAPVMGAMWKALGFDVDARDASSALLEGSMDVSMRSLLDTLRAQHGDPLTPLRMAGLSDATIARLRERALGA
- the phnE gene encoding phosphonate ABC transporter, permease protein PhnE: MTTTVERQERAVRPQLDPAERARLESAFRVPRARFLLGLPVAALLLFWSFAGAGFDFVKLGEGAVNMGEFLSRLFPPDFSKIGTILALLLETFQMAVVGTVLGAVLSLIVAFGATSTLAPRWLYYPTRWIMNIIRSVPDLVFALMFVSAVGLGPFAGILAMTLGSIGSIGKIFAEAMEQVDRGPVVAMEAVGASKRQVIQYAVLPQAAPLLTSYTLLLFEGNVRGATILGLVGAGGIGLELTTAMRMYDYGHLSAIILCIIVLVTLIDQGSALIRRRIT
- a CDS encoding Gfo/Idh/MocA family oxidoreductase, translated to MKSVGIVGIENSHATEIVRFLITGVAEVPLRITTVVAGEPERTRELVELGGIDRVVDEVAALRGAVDALIVTARDGADHRAVAVPFLEAGVPVWVDKPLAADVADADAILAAAQRGGAPVTSSSTLRWLHDTAELAAEAGRIGEVQSVTVTGPADPDSPHSGIFFYGIHVADLAQCLWPGAAESVDVEFLPAGVVARYRVDGVPVTLEFVRPDGDRQVPFRAAVVGRHGIASREIAIGPGYVQPGVRAFARMLETGEFPVPAAEMRASIAVLDQVAEALGPR
- a CDS encoding SMP-30/gluconolactonase/LRE family protein translates to MTPENITGPVAVHAEAPIWWPGWGGLRWVDGDVGDLLTLRGDEIVRQHIDDEYLAFFRPRTSGGFVAVGARTLYLADGPDAEARPVATLLDDGAVRMNDGCCDPRGRLLAGSMSTDSTAGAGTVLRIDAALDVTTVLPRVTSSNGVSYSPDGRRVYYVDTDTGRIDVFDVAEGDLRGRRVFAHIPEDDGVPDGLTVAADGSVWVALWGGSRVRGFEASGAVREDIVLPVPQVSACTFGGDDLGTLFITTSAQGLPSDHGTAAGSVFAVRPGVHGLPVLPFAG
- a CDS encoding TraR/DksA family transcriptional regulator yields the protein MDLRALLEERRAEAEARVTATAATLAELMHDREGSNDDDEHDPEGVTLSSEWSRLSGLAEAAQAELRQVDEALMRMDAGTYGICAHCGRPIPPERLEVRPFAEYCVACAEKLGR
- a CDS encoding phosphonate ABC transporter ATP-binding protein → MSVAAVAARHQDDGRTPTAEVHQALPLVTVRGLRVAYDSTTVLDGVDLDLFPGEMVALLGASGSGKSTLMRSLTGFAPIAAGSARVAGHDVTNLGRGELRTLRSEVGQVFQQFNLIPRLSVLTNVLTGALHGAGPANLVGGFTHAHRRRALDLLDRVGIAHKATAPARSLSGGQQQRVAIARALMQRPKLILADEPVASLDPKLADSVLGLLREIAVQDGIPVLVSLHVLPLALAHSDRIVGLRHGEMLVSGVTSQLDVAALEDLYDDEEHRDDDDR